A single Triticum dicoccoides isolate Atlit2015 ecotype Zavitan chromosome 2A, WEW_v2.0, whole genome shotgun sequence DNA region contains:
- the LOC119355763 gene encoding L-type lectin-domain containing receptor kinase SIT2-like produces MAPRRFLLLLPVLLVLLGADGFGRGAGQNTDQFAYNGFASANLTLDGLAAVAPNGLLALSNGTSQAAGHAFHPTPLRMRNGAVQSFSVAFVFAIVSNFTVLSDNGMAFVVAPSTRLSTFNAGQYLGILNVTDNGKPDNGVFAVELDTMLNPEFQDMNSNHVGVDLNSLRSVQNHSAGWYDDATGVFNNLSLISRRPMQVWVDYDGATTRLDVAMAPLDVPRPRKPLISAPVNLSAVVTDTAYVGFSAATGVIFTRHYVLGWSFALNGPAPPLDTSKLPSLPRFGPKPRSKVLEIVLPIATAAFVLALAIAFFMFVRTRIRYAEVREDWEVEFGPHRFAYKELYKATKGFKNRRLLGTGGFGRVYKGVLPRSNLEIAVKRVSHDSKQGMKEFIAEVVSLGHLRHRNLVQLLGYCRRQGELLLVYDCMPNGSLDKYLHDKTRPVLDWSQRFQIIRGVASGLLYLHEDWDKIVIHRDIKASNVLLDADMNGRLGDFGLARLYDHGVDPQTTHVVGTMGYLAPELVRTGKATPVTDVFAFGVFVLEVTCGRRPLGCIAADDQNVLLDWVQEHERRRAGLDTVDPRLCGKYDADEARLAIKLGLMCAHPLPDARPGMRQVTQYLEGEATVPEVVPTFLSYTTLALMQNDGFDSFAMSFPSTVTTDASPTSGDVSAVSGLSGGR; encoded by the coding sequence ATGGCTCCTCGCcgctttctcctcctcctcccagtcctcctcgtcctcctcggcgccGATGGCTTCGGCCGTGGCGCCGGGCAGAACACCGACCAGTTCGCCTACAACGGCTTCGCGAGCGCCAACCTCACGCTCGACGGCCTGGCCGCCGTGGCGCCCAACGGCCTGCTGGCGCTCAGCAACGGCACCAGCCAGGCGGCCGGCCACGCGTTCCACCCGACGCCGCTCCGCATGCGCAACGGCGCCGTGCAGTCCTTCTCCGTCGCCTTCGTCTTCGCCATCGTCTCCAACTTCACCGTGCTCAGCGACAACGGCATGGCGTTCGTGGTGGCGCCCAGCACCAGGCTCTCCACCTTCAACGCCGGCCAGTACCTCGGCATCCTCAACGTCACCGACAACGGCAAGCCCGACAACGGCGTCTTCGCCGTCGAGCTCGACACCATGCTCAACCCGGAGTTCCAGGACATGAACAGCAACCACGTCGGCGTCGACCTCAACAGCCTGCGCTCCGTGCAGAACCACTCCGCCGGGTGGTACGACGACGCCACGGGCGTGTTCAACAACCTCAGCCTCATCAGCCGCCGGCCCATGCAGGTCTGGGTGGACTACGACGGCGCCACCACCCGGCTCGACGTCGCCATGGCGCCCCTCGACGTGCCCAGGCCGAGGAAGCCCCTCATCTCCGCGCCCGTCAACCTCTCGGCGGTCGTCACCGACACGGCGTACGTTGGGTTCTCGGCGGCCACGGGCGTCATCTTCACGCGCCACTACGTTCTCGGCTGGAGCTTCGCGCTCAACGGACCCGCGCCGCCGCTCGACACCTCGAAGCTCCCCTCGCTGCCGCGGTTCGGCCCCAAGCCGCGGTCCAAGGTGCTGGAGATCGTGCTCCCGATCGCCACCGCGGCCTTCGTCCTCGCGCTGGCCATCGCCTTCTTCATGTTCGTGCGCACGCGCATCCGGTACGCGGAGGTGCGCGAGGACTGGGAGGTGGAGTTCGGGCCGCACCGGTTCGCGTACAAGGAGCTGTACAAGGCCACCAAGGGGTTCAAGAACCGGCGGCTGCTGGGCACCGGCGGCTTCGGCAGGGTGTACAAGGGCGTGCTCCCGAGGTCCAACCTGGAGATCGCGGTGAAGCGGGTGTCGCACGACTCCAAGCaggggatgaaggagttcatcgcgGAGGTGGTCAGCCTCGGCCACCTCCGGCACCGGAACCTGGTGCAGCTGCTCGGCTACTGCCGCCGGCAGGGGGAGCTCCTGCTGGTGTACGACTGCATGCCCAACGGCAGCCTCGACAAGTACCTGCACGACAAGACCAGGCCCGTCCTGGACTGGAGCCAGAGGTTCCAGATCATCCGGGGCGTCGCGTCGGGGCTGCTGTACCTCCACGAAGACTGGGACAAGATCGTGATCCACCGCGACATCAAGGCCAGCAACGTGCTCCTGGACGCCGACATGAACGGCCGGCTGGGGGACTTCGGGCTGGCGCGGCTGTACGACCACGGCGTGGACCCGCAGACGACGCACGTGGTGGGCACCATGGGGTACCTGGCGCCGGAGCTGGTGCGCACGGGCAAGGCGACGCCGGTGACGGACGTGTTCGCGTTCGGCGTGTTCGTGCTGGAGGTGACCTGCGGGCGGCGCCCGCTGGGGTGCATCGCGGCCGACGACCAGAACGTGCTGCTGGACTGGGTGCAGGAGCACGAGCGGCGGCGCGCGGGGCTGGACACGGTGGACCCGCGGCTGTGCGGCAAGTACGACGCCGACGAGGCGCGGCTGGCGATCAAGCTGGGGCTGATGTGCGCGCACCCGCTGCCGGACGCGCGGCCCGGGATGCGGCAGGTGACGCAGTACCTGGAGGGCGAGGCGACCGTGCCGGAGGTGGTGCCGACGTTCCTCAGCTACACCACGCTGGCGCTGATGCAGAACGACGGGTTCGACTCCTTCGCCATGTCCTTCCCGTCCACGGTCACCACGGACGCCAGCCCCACCTCCGGCGACGTCTCGGCCGTCTCCGGCCTCTCGGGCGGACGGTGA